The following are from one region of the Marinomonas sp. CT5 genome:
- a CDS encoding transketolase, whose product MNPFKLEVEELERKARSVRRKIIKLNANSPAGGHTGADLSQVEIVTALYFRILNCAPDRLTDDTRDIYIQSKGHAVGGYYCCLAEAGYFPEAWLPTYQHNDSHLPGHPVRQKTPGVELNTGALGHGLPVAVGLALAAKRDASPRKVYVLTGDGELAEGSNWEAALVAAHYKLDNLIVINDKNNLQLAGSTESIMKTDPLDKKWQAFGFNVAQCDGNNVASVVETLEGLKAEGKPNVVIANTIKGAGVSFIAGRPEWHHRVPKGDEVELALKELSDV is encoded by the coding sequence ATGAATCCTTTTAAACTAGAAGTTGAGGAGCTTGAACGTAAAGCACGTTCAGTCCGAAGAAAGATCATTAAACTAAATGCGAACAGCCCAGCGGGCGGGCACACAGGGGCTGATTTGTCTCAGGTGGAAATTGTTACCGCTTTGTATTTTCGTATATTGAATTGTGCGCCAGATCGTTTAACTGATGATACTCGTGACATCTATATTCAATCTAAAGGTCATGCTGTTGGTGGTTATTACTGCTGTCTTGCTGAGGCGGGTTATTTTCCTGAAGCATGGCTGCCAACGTATCAACATAATGACTCTCATTTGCCAGGTCATCCTGTTCGTCAGAAAACGCCAGGAGTGGAATTAAACACAGGTGCTTTGGGGCATGGTCTTCCTGTTGCAGTAGGGTTGGCTTTGGCTGCGAAACGTGATGCTAGCCCAAGAAAAGTGTATGTATTAACGGGAGATGGTGAATTAGCGGAGGGCAGTAACTGGGAAGCGGCTTTGGTGGCGGCTCACTATAAACTTGATAACCTTATTGTGATCAATGATAAGAATAACTTGCAGCTAGCAGGATCCACTGAATCGATTATGAAAACTGACCCGCTAGATAAAAAGTGGCAGGCGTTTGGTTTTAATGTCGCTCAATGTGATGGCAATAATGTGGCCTCGGTTGTTGAGACTCTAGAAGGGCTTAAAGCAGAAGGTAAACCTAATGTGGTGATTGCCAATACGATAAAAGGTGCAGGGGTTTCTTTTATTGCTGGGCGTCCAGAATGGCATCATAGAGTACCTAAAGGCGATGAAGTGGAACTTGCATTAAAGGAGTTAAGTGATGTCTAA
- a CDS encoding substrate-binding domain-containing protein yields MKTKKLLLTCAISASLLSAGAGAAEVKKIGLAVPNLSANYFIQIKESVEDYAAKKGIKVITVNANDDSSTQVSQVQDLMTQNIDAFLYIPAGAAAATVPPRLARAAGIPVVNLDRNAETEPGDTFIAGEGVKSAYEVCNHIIGLANGKGEMIMIHGQKGVTPEVNRTKGCEQAIAENPGVKLVANQWSERWSQDEGFSITQNLLQAYPKVNLIFGQADGLAMGAAKAVAASGTKQRVFVGGYDGDTGALLAIQKGVFDVTATQSTRAMGRLAVDSAIKLAAGGSVPKEQIIDAVLTTSANVDAFIVDHP; encoded by the coding sequence ATGAAAACTAAAAAATTGTTATTGACTTGTGCTATTTCGGCTTCTCTTTTGTCTGCAGGTGCTGGTGCAGCAGAAGTCAAAAAAATAGGTTTGGCTGTACCTAACTTGTCTGCTAATTACTTTATCCAGATTAAAGAGTCTGTTGAAGACTATGCGGCGAAAAAAGGCATTAAAGTTATTACGGTTAATGCCAATGACGACAGCTCTACACAGGTAAGCCAAGTTCAAGATTTGATGACTCAAAATATTGATGCTTTTTTGTATATTCCAGCTGGTGCCGCTGCGGCAACTGTTCCGCCTCGTTTGGCTCGTGCTGCAGGGATTCCTGTGGTGAATTTAGATCGTAATGCTGAAACTGAGCCGGGTGATACCTTTATCGCGGGTGAGGGGGTTAAATCTGCTTATGAGGTTTGTAATCACATTATTGGACTTGCAAATGGCAAGGGCGAAATGATTATGATCCACGGTCAAAAGGGGGTGACTCCAGAAGTTAACCGTACCAAAGGCTGTGAGCAAGCAATCGCTGAAAACCCAGGAGTAAAATTAGTAGCTAACCAATGGAGTGAGCGTTGGTCACAAGATGAAGGTTTTTCTATTACTCAAAATCTACTTCAGGCTTATCCAAAAGTTAATTTGATTTTTGGTCAAGCTGATGGTTTAGCAATGGGAGCCGCTAAGGCTGTGGCTGCTTCAGGTACAAAACAAAGAGTTTTTGTCGGCGGTTATGATGGTGATACTGGTGCATTGCTCGCTATTCAAAAAGGCGTGTTTGATGTAACTGCAACACAGAGTACACGTGCTATGGGACGTTTAGCTGTAGATTCGGCAATCAAGCTTGCTGCTGGTGGCTCGGTACCAAAAGAGCAGATTATTGATGCAGTCTTAACGACGTCTGCAAACGTTGATGCATTTATTGTTGATCATCCGTAA
- a CDS encoding FGGY family carbohydrate kinase, producing the protein MRKVILAIDEGTTNVKSLLLDPLGKVIGKGSVPLSISHPSVGLVEQDPVEIIEKMKESIALAVGSIAESVQIEAIAISNQRESVLLWERSTGKPLTPVISWQCRRSESLCETLRQDDVFSRYVQQSTGLTLDPMFPATKVSMALQQIPDGHIRAEKGDICIGTINTWMVWNLSNNVFVTDASNASRTQLYNIGKQVWDDAILERLGIPNVALPPVVASSHIVGLTREFGVLQQGIPVASQIGDSHAALFGHGGYKTGVVKATYGTGSSVMAAMLKLPDIRNEISTTIAWDDSTLFYALEGNITHTGSAIDWTRRMLGVENMDAMCQLAAQADIDHSVFFVPALSGLGAPYWDLDATGIFCGLKSATERADLARAAFESVLFQVADVFYVITEELPEVIECLCVDGGPTLNDWLMQAQADLLGVPIRRGGVAEVSAIGAGYLAGLAIGWWNNKEALSALEGDGTLFTPRQGRYDYWQNRYHGWALAVKKCRLG; encoded by the coding sequence ATGCGTAAGGTGATTTTAGCCATAGATGAAGGAACGACAAATGTTAAGTCGTTACTATTGGATCCGCTTGGAAAGGTCATTGGTAAAGGTTCTGTCCCTTTGTCTATTAGTCACCCCTCAGTTGGGTTGGTTGAGCAGGATCCTGTTGAAATCATCGAAAAGATGAAAGAGTCTATTGCATTGGCAGTAGGCTCGATTGCTGAAAGTGTTCAAATTGAGGCGATTGCAATCAGTAATCAGCGGGAATCTGTTCTACTTTGGGAAAGAAGCACTGGTAAACCTTTGACTCCGGTTATCAGCTGGCAATGCAGGCGCTCAGAGTCTCTTTGTGAGACCTTACGTCAAGATGATGTATTTAGTCGTTATGTACAACAATCGACAGGGTTAACCCTTGATCCGATGTTTCCCGCTACGAAAGTTTCCATGGCTCTGCAACAAATTCCTGACGGTCATATTCGAGCGGAAAAAGGAGATATTTGTATCGGCACTATTAATACTTGGATGGTTTGGAATTTGTCCAATAACGTATTTGTGACCGATGCTTCTAATGCTTCTCGAACACAGCTTTATAATATTGGTAAGCAAGTTTGGGATGACGCTATTTTAGAGCGATTGGGGATTCCTAATGTAGCGTTGCCTCCTGTTGTGGCTTCTTCTCATATCGTTGGTTTGACTCGTGAGTTTGGTGTGCTTCAACAAGGTATTCCTGTGGCATCTCAAATAGGTGATTCTCATGCTGCTTTATTTGGTCATGGTGGTTATAAAACGGGGGTTGTTAAAGCAACCTATGGGACTGGCAGTTCAGTTATGGCTGCGATGCTGAAACTACCGGATATTCGGAATGAGATCAGTACTACTATAGCGTGGGATGATTCGACATTATTTTATGCTCTAGAGGGTAATATTACTCATACTGGCTCAGCGATAGATTGGACTAGACGCATGCTAGGCGTTGAAAATATGGACGCTATGTGTCAATTGGCAGCCCAGGCGGATATCGATCATTCTGTATTTTTTGTACCAGCTTTGTCGGGACTTGGTGCACCTTACTGGGATTTAGATGCGACTGGTATTTTTTGTGGATTGAAAAGCGCAACAGAGCGAGCAGATCTTGCTCGAGCGGCTTTTGAGTCGGTACTCTTTCAGGTAGCTGATGTGTTTTATGTTATTACTGAAGAATTACCAGAAGTAATAGAGTGTCTTTGTGTCGATGGTGGTCCAACATTGAATGATTGGTTGATGCAGGCGCAAGCAGATTTACTTGGTGTTCCTATTCGTAGAGGAGGGGTTGCTGAAGTCTCTGCGATTGGTGCCGGTTATCTTGCTGGACTTGCAATTGGCTGGTGGAATAATAAGGAAGCGCTCTCAGCACTTGAAGGTGATGGAACGCTATTTACTCCCAGACAAGGTAGATATGATTACTGGCAAAACCGCTACCATGGATGGGCATTAGCTGTTAAGAAATGTCGCTTAGGTTAG
- a CDS encoding sugar ABC transporter ATP-binding protein, with translation MTTERKPILTLRQIRKSFGPTEVLHGIDLEVYPGEVVALLGENGAGKSTTSNIIAGGFHQSSGEMTWMGEAYSPNSPREAINSGLVLIHQELRLLEHLSIAENVFIGRWPSKGGFVSRREMEQRAQAQIERLGLNISASTLVRGLSTANQQLIEIAKALALNAKLLILDEPTAALGGAETELLFKQIERLKADGVGIIYISHRLEEIRKVADRLVVMRDGNTVENFDTGDVPIRTIVESMVGRDLNQMFPAIPVPQDEICIEVKNLSSPSGTFHDINFSVKKGEIFGIAGLIGAGRTEMVRAITGADPIAAGQVFLHGKDITPKTPTSSIENGVVLVPEDRKLQGLVLDHSIEDNIAYANLSTISKFGFIRPGSIKKYSAAGIARFGVKGSGGQNAGEMSGGNQQKVILAKWLAKDPKVVVLDEPTRGIDVGARSSIYEIIVELANKGIAVIVVSSDLEEVLGISNRIMVMAEGKMTGILDRDKANDVSVMELATAFG, from the coding sequence ATGACGACTGAACGAAAACCTATACTCACTCTGCGTCAAATTCGTAAAAGCTTTGGCCCGACAGAAGTGTTACACGGTATAGATCTTGAGGTTTACCCTGGAGAAGTCGTGGCGTTGTTGGGTGAAAACGGCGCTGGTAAGTCGACAACTTCCAATATCATTGCTGGTGGTTTTCACCAAAGCTCTGGGGAAATGACATGGATGGGTGAAGCTTATTCGCCCAATAGTCCGCGAGAAGCAATCAATTCAGGCCTTGTACTTATCCATCAGGAGCTGCGACTACTGGAGCATCTATCTATTGCTGAAAATGTTTTTATCGGTCGTTGGCCGAGCAAAGGCGGTTTTGTTAGCCGAAGAGAGATGGAGCAGCGAGCACAAGCTCAGATAGAAAGACTTGGTCTGAACATTTCGGCATCCACTTTGGTGCGCGGTCTTTCAACCGCCAACCAGCAACTGATAGAAATAGCCAAAGCTCTTGCTCTTAACGCTAAGCTATTAATATTAGATGAGCCGACAGCAGCCCTTGGTGGAGCTGAGACTGAACTTTTGTTTAAACAAATTGAACGGTTAAAAGCTGATGGTGTTGGGATTATTTATATTTCTCATCGCTTGGAAGAGATACGTAAAGTGGCTGACCGTCTGGTAGTTATGCGTGACGGAAATACAGTCGAAAACTTTGATACTGGCGATGTTCCGATTCGAACCATTGTTGAAAGCATGGTAGGACGAGATCTCAACCAGATGTTCCCCGCCATTCCTGTACCGCAAGACGAGATATGTATAGAAGTTAAAAATTTGTCGTCACCAAGTGGTACGTTTCACGATATTAATTTCTCGGTCAAAAAAGGCGAAATATTTGGTATTGCTGGTCTTATTGGTGCAGGTAGAACTGAAATGGTTCGTGCGATAACAGGCGCAGATCCCATAGCTGCGGGACAAGTATTTTTGCATGGTAAGGACATTACGCCTAAGACCCCAACGAGTTCTATTGAGAATGGTGTGGTATTGGTGCCAGAGGATCGAAAGCTACAAGGGTTGGTACTCGACCACTCCATAGAAGACAACATCGCCTATGCGAATTTATCCACGATTTCCAAATTCGGCTTTATTCGTCCTGGTAGTATCAAAAAATACTCAGCAGCGGGTATAGCTCGTTTTGGTGTAAAGGGCAGCGGTGGGCAAAACGCAGGTGAAATGTCTGGTGGTAATCAGCAAAAAGTGATTCTGGCTAAATGGCTGGCAAAAGATCCTAAAGTAGTTGTCCTTGATGAACCCACCCGAGGCATTGATGTTGGTGCTCGATCCTCTATCTACGAAATCATCGTTGAATTAGCTAATAAAGGCATTGCTGTCATTGTGGTTAGTTCGGATCTTGAAGAAGTGTTGGGTATTTCCAATCGCATTATGGTCATGGCTGAAGGGAAAATGACGGGGATTTTGGACCGTGATAAGGCGAATGATGTCTCGGTAATGGAGTTAGCGACAGCCTTCGGATAG
- a CDS encoding 2-hydroxyacid dehydrogenase: protein MKVAVFSCKPYDKRTLTTFADNTELSMSYFESRLSMETISLVKGFDAVSCFVNDDVNAEVIHLLKQQGVKTIALRCAGFNNVDLKAAKAEGIKVFHVPDYSPTSVAEHAVALIMTLNRKTHRAYHRVKEGNFALEGLMGFNLEGKTIGCIGTGRIGAAFCRIMKGFGCKVLCYDLYPSQDLINQGCQYLTLDEIYQQSDIISLHCPLNESTHHLINKNSLAKMKDGVMIINTSRGALVHAQEAIDALYSGKIGYLGLDVYEQENKIFFEDMSSHIIQDSVFQLMLTFPNVVVTGHQGYFTIEALNHIAETTVDNLLHHQSDSSGTRQLA from the coding sequence ATGAAAGTCGCCGTTTTTTCCTGCAAACCCTATGATAAAAGAACTCTGACAACCTTTGCTGATAATACAGAATTATCCATGAGCTACTTTGAAAGTCGCCTAAGTATGGAGACCATTAGTCTAGTAAAAGGCTTTGATGCGGTTTCTTGTTTCGTGAACGATGATGTTAATGCCGAAGTCATTCACCTATTAAAACAACAAGGAGTCAAAACCATTGCGCTGCGCTGCGCTGGATTTAACAACGTTGACCTTAAAGCCGCAAAAGCTGAAGGCATCAAGGTATTTCATGTCCCCGATTACAGCCCAACATCCGTTGCTGAACATGCCGTCGCTCTTATCATGACATTGAACCGTAAAACTCATCGCGCTTATCATCGTGTTAAAGAAGGCAACTTTGCGTTAGAAGGGTTAATGGGATTTAACCTCGAAGGCAAAACCATTGGCTGTATTGGCACAGGACGAATTGGAGCGGCTTTTTGTCGTATCATGAAAGGTTTCGGTTGCAAAGTTTTATGCTATGACCTCTACCCATCACAAGATCTGATCAACCAAGGCTGCCAATACCTAACGCTTGATGAAATCTATCAACAAAGTGACATCATCAGCCTTCACTGCCCGTTAAACGAATCCACCCACCATCTCATTAATAAAAACAGCCTAGCAAAAATGAAAGACGGCGTGATGATCATCAACACCAGCCGTGGTGCACTCGTCCACGCCCAAGAAGCCATCGACGCCCTGTACAGCGGAAAAATTGGTTATTTAGGCTTAGATGTCTATGAGCAAGAAAACAAAATCTTCTTTGAAGACATGTCTTCACACATCATTCAAGACAGCGTTTTCCAGCTCATGCTTACGTTCCCCAACGTCGTCGTGACAGGCCACCAAGGCTACTTCACTATTGAAGCGCTTAACCATATTGCTGAAACTACCGTCGACAACTTACTGCACCACCAAAGTGATAGCAGTGGCACAAGGCAATTGGCGTAA
- a CDS encoding sugar-binding transcriptional regulator has translation MSKADEKRLLLKIATLYYQDGLKQADIAKTLRLSQSQVSRAITRCLKEGIVKISVIQPPSVFIALESQIQQRFNVSNVIVVDIEDNPSDTQIKRVIGSSAAHYLDTSLRDGDLIGISSWSDTIRSMVDHLHSTKAKAKGVIQVLGGVGHNGNIQATILTQNMADILSCDAFMLPAQSIEHSLEDKNKLLSTDEVSEVVEMFNKVNLAIVGIGMLEPSNLLRNSGNYYDTKILKELASKGAVGDICLHYYDKEGKPVIKLEDDPVIGMSLEQLESCELVVALAGGLDKVEAIKGALSGNYIDVLITDRITAEAILKH, from the coding sequence ATGTCAAAAGCTGATGAAAAAAGACTACTATTAAAAATAGCTACACTCTATTACCAAGATGGTTTAAAACAAGCAGACATTGCAAAAACACTACGACTATCACAATCTCAAGTATCTAGAGCAATTACTCGATGTCTCAAAGAAGGCATAGTAAAAATCAGTGTTATTCAACCGCCTTCTGTTTTTATTGCTTTAGAATCCCAAATTCAACAGCGTTTCAACGTTTCTAACGTAATTGTCGTCGACATTGAAGATAACCCCAGTGATACACAGATCAAACGTGTAATAGGCTCTTCAGCCGCCCATTATTTAGATACTTCATTACGAGACGGTGATCTAATTGGTATCTCTTCTTGGAGTGATACCATTCGCTCCATGGTCGACCACTTACACTCAACCAAAGCAAAAGCAAAAGGCGTTATTCAAGTGTTAGGTGGTGTCGGTCACAATGGAAATATTCAGGCAACCATACTAACGCAAAACATGGCGGATATTCTGTCCTGTGATGCCTTTATGCTTCCAGCACAAAGTATTGAGCACTCTCTAGAAGATAAAAATAAACTGCTCAGCACAGACGAAGTATCAGAAGTAGTGGAAATGTTTAATAAAGTAAACCTTGCCATTGTCGGCATTGGCATGCTTGAGCCATCGAACCTACTACGAAATTCTGGCAACTACTACGATACAAAGATATTAAAAGAACTGGCTAGCAAAGGTGCCGTAGGCGACATTTGCCTACATTACTACGATAAAGAAGGTAAACCAGTTATTAAGCTTGAAGATGATCCTGTGATTGGTATGTCGCTAGAACAACTAGAATCATGTGAACTCGTCGTTGCCCTAGCGGGCGGCCTAGATAAAGTAGAAGCCATAAAAGGCGCTTTATCTGGAAACTACATTGATGTGCTAATCACCGATAGGATAACGGCTGAAGCAATTTTGAAACACTAA
- a CDS encoding SDR family oxidoreductase encodes MLDFNINAAKLFDLSGRVAMVTGAGSGIGQCIAQALASAGAKVTCFDLRDDGGLADTVQSIKSMGGDAVSYTGDVCDFESLRSAVQLTEDTYGRLDIAVNAAGIANANPALDMQPDQWQRVIDINLTGIWHSCKAQAELMEKSGGGSIVNIASMSGVIVNRGLEQAHYNTSKAGVIHLTKSLAMEWVDKNIRVNSISPGYTATPMNTRPEMIHQTKEFERQTPMGRMARVDEMAGPAIFLSSDAASFCTGVDLLVDGGFVCW; translated from the coding sequence ATGCTTGATTTCAATATAAATGCAGCCAAACTTTTTGATTTATCTGGACGAGTGGCTATGGTCACTGGAGCTGGAAGTGGAATAGGGCAATGCATTGCTCAGGCTTTGGCTAGTGCTGGTGCTAAGGTTACTTGTTTTGATTTGCGCGATGACGGCGGTTTAGCTGACACGGTGCAAAGCATTAAAAGCATGGGTGGTGACGCGGTTTCTTATACTGGTGACGTGTGTGATTTTGAATCTTTACGATCTGCTGTTCAGTTGACAGAAGACACTTATGGCCGTCTTGATATTGCTGTGAATGCTGCTGGGATTGCTAATGCCAATCCTGCGTTAGATATGCAACCAGACCAATGGCAGCGAGTGATTGATATTAATCTGACTGGTATTTGGCATTCTTGTAAAGCTCAAGCTGAATTAATGGAAAAAAGCGGTGGAGGCTCAATTGTCAATATCGCTTCTATGTCAGGCGTGATTGTGAACCGTGGCTTGGAGCAGGCTCATTACAACACATCTAAAGCCGGCGTAATCCATCTAACAAAAAGCCTAGCAATGGAATGGGTCGATAAAAACATACGTGTTAACTCTATTAGTCCTGGTTACACCGCAACACCAATGAACACTCGACCAGAAATGATTCATCAAACTAAAGAATTTGAACGTCAAACGCCAATGGGAAGAATGGCAAGAGTTGATGAAATGGCAGGGCCTGCGATTTTCTTGTCTTCTGATGCGGCGTCATTTTGTACAGGTGTAGATTTATTGGTTGATGGTGGATTTGTCTGCTGGTAA
- a CDS encoding transketolase C-terminal domain-containing protein has translation MSNSEHFANIMVQCFIDAVQNGVDLVPVVADSTSTAKIKPFVDAFPDRLVNVGIAEQVLVGTAAGLALAGKVAVTCNAAPFLISRANEQVKVDVCYNNTNVKLFGLNSGASYGPLASTHHSIDDISVMRGFGNIRIFAPSCPLECKQIIDYAIAEEGPVYIRMDGKALPELHDENYQFVAGEPSLLRSGKQVVICALGSVVHEAVAASDVLKEQGIDVSVVNVSSIRPLNKQTLAKMFGETKHIISVEEHNINGGLGSVVAEIMAEQGIVAKLVRLGVEDGGYAAAGDRPYTRKMLSIDSMGIVAVCQQLLQSEILNA, from the coding sequence ATGTCTAACAGTGAACATTTTGCCAATATCATGGTGCAGTGCTTTATCGATGCTGTTCAAAATGGTGTAGATCTTGTTCCTGTCGTAGCGGATTCAACTTCTACTGCAAAGATTAAACCTTTTGTTGATGCTTTTCCTGATCGACTTGTTAATGTTGGGATTGCCGAACAAGTATTAGTCGGTACCGCGGCTGGCTTGGCGTTGGCGGGAAAAGTGGCCGTAACTTGTAATGCAGCACCTTTTTTAATTTCTCGTGCAAATGAACAGGTAAAAGTGGATGTTTGCTATAACAATACCAATGTGAAGTTATTTGGGTTGAATTCTGGTGCCAGTTACGGACCTTTAGCGAGTACTCATCACTCAATAGATGATATTAGTGTCATGAGAGGGTTTGGTAATATTAGGATTTTTGCACCCAGTTGCCCACTAGAATGTAAGCAAATCATCGATTATGCGATAGCAGAGGAGGGCCCCGTTTACATTCGTATGGATGGTAAAGCATTACCTGAATTGCATGATGAAAACTATCAGTTTGTTGCTGGTGAACCGTCTTTGCTTCGCTCGGGAAAACAGGTGGTCATTTGTGCTTTGGGGTCTGTCGTTCACGAAGCCGTAGCTGCATCAGACGTACTAAAAGAACAAGGAATTGACGTTTCTGTGGTCAATGTGTCATCCATTCGTCCTCTTAATAAACAGACTTTAGCTAAGATGTTCGGCGAGACGAAGCACATTATTAGTGTGGAAGAGCATAATATTAACGGCGGACTGGGGAGCGTGGTTGCTGAAATTATGGCGGAACAGGGCATTGTTGCTAAGTTAGTACGCCTTGGTGTAGAAGATGGTGGTTATGCCGCCGCAGGAGACCGCCCTTATACTCGTAAAATGCTATCTATTGATAGTATGGGGATTGTTGCTGTGTGCCAACAGCTGTTGCAAAGCGAGATATTGAATGCGTAA